In Mycetocola zhujimingii, one DNA window encodes the following:
- the trpC gene encoding indole-3-glycerol phosphate synthase TrpC, translated as MLADLMAGALSDARERELQRSLSQVEAAALAAPAPLDALSALAPADRVKIIAEVKRASPSRGQLADIPDPAQLAVSYEAGGASAISVLTEGRKFKGSLADLEEVRGAVSIPVLRKDFISTPYQVFEARAAGADLALLIVAGLDTKTLSELYTLIRELGMTALVETHSAEELEQALDLGAELIGVNARDLSTFELDRDLFGTLASQIPSGVIRVAESAVLAPADVAHYRAAGADVVLIGEALVTNDPILTLGEFLAV; from the coding sequence GTGCTGGCCGATCTGATGGCCGGCGCCCTCTCCGACGCTCGCGAGCGTGAACTTCAGCGCTCGCTGTCGCAGGTGGAAGCCGCTGCGCTTGCCGCACCAGCCCCTCTCGACGCCCTGTCTGCGCTCGCGCCGGCCGATCGTGTCAAGATCATCGCCGAGGTCAAGCGGGCGAGCCCATCCCGCGGGCAGCTCGCCGATATCCCTGACCCGGCCCAGCTCGCGGTCTCATACGAGGCCGGGGGAGCGAGTGCCATCAGCGTGCTCACCGAGGGACGCAAGTTCAAGGGATCGCTCGCCGACCTTGAAGAGGTCCGCGGTGCTGTGTCGATTCCCGTCCTGCGCAAGGACTTCATCTCGACCCCGTACCAGGTGTTCGAAGCGCGCGCCGCTGGAGCAGATCTCGCACTGCTCATCGTTGCCGGCCTCGACACGAAGACCCTCAGCGAGCTGTACACGCTCATCCGCGAACTCGGAATGACCGCACTCGTCGAGACCCACAGCGCGGAAGAACTCGAGCAGGCTCTCGACCTCGGCGCAGAACTCATCGGCGTCAACGCCCGCGACCTCTCCACATTCGAACTCGATCGCGATCTCTTCGGCACTCTCGCTTCCCAGATCCCATCGGGGGTCATCAGGGTCGCTGAGTCCGCGGTACTCGCACCGGCAGACGTGGCTCACTACCGCGCGGCAGGTGCCGACGTCGTGCTCATCGGCGAAGCGCTCGTGACAAACGATCCCATCCTCACACTCGGCGAATTCCTGGCGGTATAA
- a CDS encoding phosphoribosyl-ATP diphosphatase, whose product MKTFDDLFAELSSKAETRPEGSGTVRELDAGVHAIGKKIVEEAAEVWMAAEYQSDAETAEEISQLIYHLQVLMIAKGLSPEDVYRHL is encoded by the coding sequence GTGAAAACATTCGACGACCTGTTCGCGGAACTCAGCTCAAAGGCCGAAACCAGGCCAGAGGGCAGCGGCACCGTTCGTGAGCTCGACGCGGGCGTGCACGCCATCGGCAAGAAGATCGTCGAGGAAGCCGCCGAGGTCTGGATGGCCGCTGAATACCAGAGCGACGCCGAGACCGCCGAAGAGATCTCCCAGCTGATCTACCACCTCCAGGTGCTCATGATCGCCAAGGGCCTCTCCCCGGAGGACGTCTATCGACATCTGTGA
- a CDS encoding RsmB/NOP family class I SAM-dependent RNA methyltransferase: MNAAPESPASIQPARRVAFDVINAVSRDDAYANLLLPTLIKRQALGTADAGLATELTYGTLRMRGYYDRVIELAANRPVAQIDEDILDVLRLGAHQLLATRVAPHAAVNESVALARSVGSRSAVGFTNGVLRTISRSSADEWRERVLATTKTNDERLAAEFAHPAWIVRAFRQALAAEGRSDELEQLLAADNVAPRVNLIALPGLAQIPDGAEPDTFSPFGFVLDGGDPDTAIRSEAGRLRVQDEGSQIAALALSRAMPVSEGELWLDLCAGPGGKTALLGAEAAIGGARLTANEVVPARAELVRRAVAPVPGDIEVTEIDGTTIGDLHPATYDRILVDAPCTGLGALRRRPEARWRKTARDVGDLTKLQQSLFLSAFEALKPGGVLAYVTCSPHLAESRGVVLDALRRLGDRATLLDTASVVNSFVLEPVELGDQQPDRDGTTVQLWPHRHGTDAMFITLISKA, encoded by the coding sequence ATGAATGCCGCACCCGAATCCCCAGCCTCCATCCAGCCAGCACGCCGCGTCGCGTTCGACGTCATCAACGCGGTCAGCCGCGACGACGCGTACGCCAACCTCCTGCTGCCGACCCTCATCAAACGACAGGCTCTCGGCACAGCGGATGCCGGACTGGCCACCGAGCTGACGTACGGCACGCTCCGGATGCGCGGATACTACGATCGCGTGATCGAGCTTGCCGCCAACCGTCCGGTCGCGCAGATCGACGAGGACATCCTCGATGTGCTCAGGCTCGGCGCCCACCAGCTGCTCGCCACCCGTGTGGCGCCGCACGCCGCGGTGAACGAGTCGGTCGCACTCGCGAGGAGCGTCGGGTCGCGCTCTGCGGTCGGGTTCACGAACGGAGTGCTCCGCACCATCTCCCGGTCATCCGCCGACGAGTGGCGCGAGAGGGTGCTCGCGACCACGAAGACCAACGATGAGAGGCTCGCCGCCGAGTTCGCCCACCCGGCCTGGATCGTGCGCGCGTTCCGCCAGGCACTCGCCGCCGAGGGCAGGAGCGACGAGCTCGAACAGTTGCTCGCAGCAGACAACGTGGCGCCCAGGGTGAACCTCATTGCGCTTCCCGGACTCGCCCAGATTCCCGACGGCGCAGAGCCAGACACGTTCTCGCCGTTCGGGTTTGTCCTCGACGGCGGCGACCCGGATACCGCCATCCGCTCCGAAGCCGGTCGGCTTCGGGTGCAGGACGAAGGTTCGCAAATTGCCGCGCTCGCGCTCAGCAGGGCGATGCCGGTCAGCGAGGGGGAGCTGTGGCTCGACCTCTGTGCGGGGCCGGGCGGCAAGACCGCCCTGCTCGGTGCCGAAGCCGCCATCGGCGGAGCACGCCTGACGGCGAACGAGGTCGTTCCGGCGCGTGCGGAACTGGTTCGCCGCGCCGTAGCGCCGGTGCCTGGCGACATCGAGGTGACGGAAATTGACGGGACCACGATCGGCGACCTGCACCCCGCCACCTACGACAGGATCCTCGTCGACGCACCGTGCACCGGTCTCGGCGCCCTGCGGCGACGGCCGGAGGCCCGCTGGCGCAAGACGGCCAGGGACGTCGGCGACCTGACCAAACTGCAACAGTCGCTGTTCCTCTCGGCGTTCGAAGCCCTGAAGCCGGGTGGAGTGCTGGCGTACGTCACCTGCTCGCCCCACCTCGCAGAGTCGCGTGGCGTCGTTCTCGACGCGCTCAGGCGCCTCGGGGACAGGGCGACGCTCCTCGACACAGCGTCCGTCGTGAACTCGTTCGTGCTCGAACCTGTTGAACTCGGCGACCAGCAGCCCGACCGCGACGGTACGACAGTCCAGCTCTGGCCGCACCGTCACGGCACCGACGCCATGTTCATCACCCTCATCAGCAAAGCCTGA
- a CDS encoding Trp biosynthesis-associated membrane protein produces the protein MSEVTPDDARSGKRVKYTLMLLALALAGLTLIAWTQQWLTVALAAPARDELAVDGAVAAPALAALALASLALGAALAIAGIGFRYLLGILEVVLGASVALSAVLVFTDPVGAAGAAVTDATGIAGTESIAAVVDSAAVTPWPAITLVLGIATAITGIGIVVTARSWPRSSKKYSAVRLEPVATAEMPDAVDSWDDLTRGDDPTK, from the coding sequence GTGAGTGAGGTGACGCCGGATGACGCCCGGAGCGGCAAGCGGGTCAAGTACACGCTCATGCTGCTCGCGCTCGCTCTCGCCGGTCTCACCCTCATCGCGTGGACGCAGCAGTGGCTCACGGTCGCCCTGGCGGCACCGGCGCGCGACGAACTCGCCGTCGACGGTGCTGTCGCTGCTCCCGCCCTCGCAGCCCTCGCTCTGGCATCCCTCGCCCTCGGCGCCGCTCTCGCCATAGCGGGCATCGGTTTCCGCTACCTCCTCGGCATCCTCGAGGTGGTACTCGGGGCCAGCGTTGCGCTCTCGGCGGTGCTCGTCTTCACCGACCCGGTCGGCGCGGCCGGAGCCGCCGTGACGGATGCCACAGGCATCGCCGGCACCGAATCGATAGCGGCCGTCGTCGACTCTGCTGCCGTGACCCCGTGGCCTGCCATCACCCTTGTTCTCGGCATCGCCACGGCCATCACCGGCATCGGCATCGTGGTCACGGCTCGTTCGTGGCCGCGCTCGTCGAAGAAATACTCAGCGGTACGGCTCGAGCCTGTGGCGACCGCCGAGATGCCGGATGCTGTCGACAGCTGGGACGACCTCACACGGGGCGACGACCCCACGAAGTAA
- the hisF gene encoding imidazole glycerol phosphate synthase subunit HisF, which produces MSLARRVIPCLDVADGRVVKGVNFQNLRDAGDPVALARRYYEQGADELTFLDVTATVDNRATTYDVVTRTAEQVFIPLTVGGGIRSTEDVARLQGSGADKVGVNSAAIARPALLGEIADRFGAQVLVLSLDVKRSQTTESGFVVTTHGGRTETTLDALQWAREAIERGAGELLVNSIDADGTKEGFDLELLTLMREISTVPVIASGGAGRVEDFPPAIKAGADAVLAASVFHSGQLTIDDVKRELRSEGILVRS; this is translated from the coding sequence ATGAGCCTGGCGCGACGTGTCATTCCCTGCCTCGACGTCGCTGACGGCCGGGTGGTCAAGGGTGTCAACTTCCAGAACCTGCGCGACGCCGGCGACCCGGTCGCCCTCGCGCGACGGTACTACGAACAGGGCGCGGACGAACTGACGTTCCTCGACGTCACAGCAACCGTCGACAACCGGGCGACAACGTACGACGTGGTGACGAGGACCGCGGAACAGGTGTTCATCCCTCTCACCGTCGGTGGCGGCATCCGGAGTACGGAAGACGTTGCACGCCTTCAGGGCAGCGGTGCTGACAAAGTCGGCGTGAACAGCGCTGCCATCGCGAGGCCGGCATTGCTCGGCGAGATCGCCGACAGGTTCGGTGCACAGGTCCTCGTCCTCTCGCTCGACGTCAAGAGGTCACAAACCACCGAATCGGGGTTCGTCGTCACGACACACGGCGGACGGACCGAGACGACACTCGATGCACTCCAGTGGGCGCGTGAAGCCATCGAACGCGGAGCGGGCGAGCTCCTCGTCAACTCCATCGATGCCGACGGCACAAAAGAAGGCTTCGACCTCGAACTGCTCACGCTCATGCGCGAGATCAGCACGGTTCCCGTCATCGCGTCGGGCGGCGCAGGCCGAGTAGAGGACTTCCCGCCGGCCATTAAGGCCGGTGCCGACGCGGTTCTCGCCGCGAGCGTGTTCCACTCGGGACAGCTCACCATCGACGACGTCAAGCGCGAACTCCGCAGCGAAGGGATACTGGTGCGCTCATGA
- the hisI gene encoding phosphoribosyl-AMP cyclohydrolase: MSVSSTIESIQFNADGLVPAIIQQWDTGEVLMLGYMNDEAVRRTLTEGRVTFWSRSRSEYWRKGDTSGNAQYVRGASLDCDNDTLLIQVEQVGVACHTGTRTCFDSRDLSPVIGDIPDDGDTDSGGDDD, from the coding sequence ATGAGCGTCTCATCCACGATCGAATCCATCCAGTTCAACGCGGACGGACTCGTGCCTGCGATCATCCAGCAGTGGGACACCGGCGAGGTGCTCATGCTCGGCTACATGAACGACGAGGCGGTTCGCCGGACCCTCACCGAGGGCCGGGTGACCTTCTGGTCACGGTCGCGCTCCGAATACTGGCGGAAGGGTGACACCTCCGGCAACGCGCAGTACGTCCGCGGAGCGTCGCTCGACTGCGACAACGACACGCTGCTGATCCAGGTCGAGCAGGTGGGGGTCGCCTGCCACACCGGCACGAGAACCTGTTTCGACTCGCGCGACCTCAGCCCCGTGATCGGCGACATCCCCGATGACGGTGACACCGACAGCGGAGGCGACGATGACTAA
- the rpe gene encoding ribulose-phosphate 3-epimerase has protein sequence MSIRINPSILAADFVNIESALSSISSADLVHVDVMDNHFVPNLTFGPQMVERIQQVSPVPLDVHLMIDDPERWAPGYAELGAYSVTFHAEATDSPVAVARRLRDIGARAGIAVKPGTAIEPYLDILDEFDLVLVMTVEPGFGGQKFMPETMPKLRMLSEAAGRVGSDIWLQVDGGISEDTIGIAAEAGADTFVAGSSVFAADNPGLQIDLLRRAASAHSHARGPKR, from the coding sequence ATGTCGATCCGGATCAACCCGAGCATCCTCGCCGCTGACTTTGTGAACATCGAGAGTGCGCTCAGCTCGATCAGCTCAGCCGACCTCGTCCACGTCGACGTCATGGACAACCACTTCGTCCCGAACCTCACCTTCGGTCCGCAGATGGTCGAACGAATCCAGCAGGTCTCGCCTGTTCCTCTCGACGTGCACCTCATGATCGACGACCCCGAGCGCTGGGCACCCGGCTACGCCGAGCTCGGCGCGTACTCGGTCACCTTCCACGCGGAGGCGACGGACAGCCCCGTCGCCGTCGCCAGGCGGCTGCGTGACATCGGCGCACGCGCGGGGATCGCCGTGAAACCCGGCACCGCGATCGAGCCATACCTCGACATCCTCGACGAGTTCGACCTCGTTCTCGTCATGACTGTCGAGCCCGGCTTCGGAGGGCAGAAGTTCATGCCGGAGACGATGCCGAAGCTGAGGATGCTCAGCGAGGCAGCGGGCAGGGTCGGCTCGGATATCTGGCTGCAGGTCGACGGCGGAATCAGCGAGGACACCATAGGGATCGCGGCCGAAGCCGGTGCAGACACCTTCGTTGCCGGCTCGAGCGTGTTCGCTGCCGACAATCCCGGCCTGCAGATCGATCTGCTTCGCAGGGCCGCCTCAGCGCACTCGCACGCCCGGGGCCCGAAACGCTAG
- the hisG gene encoding ATP phosphoribosyltransferase — MLRIAVPNKGSLADTAAQMLSEAGYAGRRDPKELHLIDARNGVEFFFLRPRDIATYVGSGALDVGITGRDLLLDSGSEAIEIERLGFADSTFRFAGPIGRFSELSDLSGLRVATSYPGLVGAFLAEHNVTVKLVPLDGAVESAVRLGVADAVADVVSTGTTLRKAELDIFGPVILESTAVLIGAPEEKPGLTTLLRRLQGVLVARKYVIMDYDLPERLLDQATAIAGGIESPTVSPLRDKDWVAVRVMVPRERTNQIMDALYEIGARAILVSAIHAARL, encoded by the coding sequence ATGTTGAGAATTGCAGTGCCCAATAAGGGCTCACTCGCCGACACCGCAGCCCAGATGCTGTCAGAAGCCGGATATGCCGGCCGCAGGGATCCAAAGGAACTCCACCTCATCGACGCACGCAACGGTGTCGAGTTCTTCTTCCTGCGCCCCCGCGACATCGCCACCTATGTCGGCTCGGGCGCGCTCGACGTCGGCATCACCGGCCGCGACCTGCTCCTCGACTCAGGGTCAGAGGCGATCGAGATCGAACGCCTCGGCTTCGCCGACTCCACGTTCCGTTTCGCGGGCCCGATCGGCCGCTTCAGCGAACTGTCAGACCTCTCCGGCCTGCGGGTTGCGACAAGCTACCCCGGCCTCGTCGGCGCATTTCTCGCCGAGCACAACGTCACGGTCAAGCTCGTCCCGCTCGACGGGGCTGTTGAGTCAGCGGTTCGGCTTGGCGTCGCGGATGCCGTCGCCGACGTCGTGTCGACAGGCACCACACTGCGCAAGGCTGAACTCGACATCTTCGGGCCGGTCATCCTCGAATCCACTGCCGTACTCATCGGTGCGCCTGAGGAGAAGCCGGGACTCACGACCCTGCTGCGCCGACTGCAGGGAGTTCTCGTCGCACGCAAGTACGTGATCATGGATTACGACCTGCCTGAACGCCTCCTCGACCAGGCCACGGCTATTGCCGGCGGTATCGAATCGCCGACGGTCTCTCCGCTTCGTGACAAGGACTGGGTGGCCGTCCGGGTCATGGTTCCTCGCGAACGCACCAACCAGATCATGGACGCTCTCTACGAGATCGGCGCGCGCGCCATCCTGGTGAGCGCCATCCACGCGGCGCGGCTCTAG
- the fmt gene encoding methionyl-tRNA formyltransferase — translation MRLIFAGTPAVAVSSLTALIDSDHDVVAVLTREDAPLGRKRVLTPSPVALVAEEHSIPVLKANRLTDAVTDRVRALDVDLGVIVAYGGLLREPLLSTPRLGWINLHFSLLPAWRGAAPVQRSLIAGDTVTGASVFQLVPELDAGDIFGTVEHPIAPDATAADLLGELAVTGSELLVRVVDDIAGGRASAVPQSGSVTIAPKLRIEDGRLDWTNDAETLYNRFRGVTPEPGAHTTIGGARFKILGMRPRPDVTLPPGVLALSEREVLIGTASTALQLDTVQPAGKPAMRAADWWRGLGPDPQIVAE, via the coding sequence ATGAGGCTGATCTTCGCCGGAACACCGGCTGTCGCTGTTTCCAGCCTCACCGCCCTGATCGACAGCGACCACGACGTCGTCGCCGTGTTGACGCGGGAGGATGCTCCGCTCGGCCGCAAGCGCGTTCTCACCCCGTCGCCCGTTGCCCTGGTGGCCGAGGAGCACTCGATTCCCGTTCTCAAGGCCAACCGCCTCACCGATGCCGTGACCGACCGCGTCCGGGCTCTTGACGTCGACCTCGGTGTGATCGTCGCGTACGGGGGACTGCTGCGGGAGCCGCTGCTCTCGACGCCCCGGCTCGGCTGGATCAACCTGCACTTCTCTCTGCTGCCTGCGTGGCGTGGAGCAGCACCGGTGCAGCGCTCGCTCATCGCCGGTGACACCGTGACTGGAGCAAGTGTTTTCCAGCTCGTGCCTGAGCTCGACGCCGGCGACATCTTCGGCACCGTCGAGCACCCGATAGCTCCTGACGCCACGGCGGCAGACCTCCTCGGCGAGCTGGCCGTCACCGGAAGCGAACTGCTCGTCCGGGTCGTCGACGACATCGCCGGTGGACGCGCCAGCGCGGTTCCGCAGTCCGGTTCGGTGACCATCGCGCCCAAACTGAGGATCGAGGATGGCCGACTCGACTGGACCAACGACGCCGAAACTCTCTACAACCGATTCAGGGGCGTCACGCCCGAACCCGGCGCGCACACGACGATCGGCGGTGCCCGGTTCAAGATCCTCGGCATGAGGCCGCGCCCTGACGTCACCCTTCCACCCGGCGTGCTCGCCCTCTCCGAGCGGGAGGTGCTCATCGGCACCGCCTCGACGGCTCTCCAGCTCGACACGGTCCAGCCGGCCGGTAAACCGGCGATGCGCGCGGCTGACTGGTGGCGGGGGCTCGGGCCGGATCCTCAGATCGTGGCAGAGTAG
- a CDS encoding DUF6704 family protein, which translates to MSDESNEPGHGHSPAAWTAITIMLIGFAVGTIAFWFDTPWLVWSSAGLVVVGAIVGWIMKKAGYGVNGPKSAPKEH; encoded by the coding sequence ATGAGCGACGAGTCAAACGAACCGGGACACGGCCACTCACCTGCCGCCTGGACGGCCATCACCATCATGCTGATCGGCTTCGCCGTCGGCACCATCGCCTTCTGGTTCGACACGCCGTGGCTCGTGTGGTCATCCGCAGGACTCGTCGTCGTCGGCGCCATTGTCGGCTGGATCATGAAGAAGGCCGGTTACGGCGTCAACGGCCCGAAGTCCGCCCCCAAGGAGCACTAG
- a CDS encoding anthranilate synthase component I codes for MTKHHAQPGTTTHAGFRELTGEHRVIPVIRELFADGETPVGIYRKLAIGRPGSFLLESAEQGGIWSRFSFVGVSSFGVLTQNNDATAWLDYGMSAKRALGSIDGLTPLEAIAQLHSRWETPPVDGHPPLTGGLVGFIGWEAIRQIERLPNQPVREVGVPDQALSFVADLVVIDHRTGTVQLIANVLNDGLDDAEALWRNAQERLDSMQSRLAEPSQAWLAHVDLGTAADPKHRTRREDFLDSVVTAKEHIRNGDIFQVVVSQRFDQECVADPIDVYRILRSLNPSPYMYLINLHTVDGTPYSIVGSSPEALVKVQKGRVFTHPIAGSKPRGETPERDAELAAELASDEKERAEHLMLVDLARNDLLKVCTAGTVEVTEFMRIERFSHIMHLVSSVEGNLTAGASGIDVFRATFPAGTLSGAPKPRALEIIDELEPAQRGVYGGVVGYFAFTGDIDLAIAIRTATIMNGVAHVQAGGGLVADSDPDSEFLESQNKAAAPLRAVAVANAMTRVM; via the coding sequence ATGACTAAGCACCACGCACAGCCGGGAACGACGACGCACGCCGGGTTCCGTGAACTCACCGGCGAGCACAGGGTGATTCCCGTCATCCGTGAACTCTTCGCCGACGGTGAGACTCCGGTCGGCATCTACCGCAAGCTCGCCATCGGCCGCCCGGGCAGCTTCCTGCTCGAATCTGCGGAGCAGGGCGGGATCTGGTCGCGGTTTTCCTTTGTCGGGGTGTCGAGCTTCGGCGTTCTGACGCAGAACAACGACGCGACCGCCTGGCTGGATTACGGCATGAGTGCCAAGCGCGCGCTCGGTTCCATCGACGGGCTGACCCCGCTCGAGGCGATCGCCCAACTGCACAGCCGATGGGAAACTCCACCCGTCGACGGGCACCCGCCGCTCACCGGCGGCCTCGTCGGCTTCATCGGCTGGGAGGCGATTCGGCAGATCGAACGCCTGCCCAACCAGCCGGTCCGTGAGGTGGGCGTGCCGGACCAGGCGCTCTCCTTCGTCGCCGACCTCGTCGTCATCGACCACCGCACCGGTACCGTCCAGCTGATCGCCAACGTGCTCAACGACGGGCTCGACGACGCAGAGGCCCTGTGGCGGAACGCCCAGGAGCGGCTCGACTCGATGCAGTCCAGGCTGGCAGAACCCAGCCAGGCGTGGCTCGCCCACGTTGACCTCGGCACAGCGGCTGACCCGAAGCATCGCACACGCAGAGAGGACTTCCTCGACTCGGTCGTCACCGCCAAGGAACACATCCGCAACGGCGACATCTTCCAGGTCGTCGTCTCGCAGCGCTTCGATCAGGAGTGCGTTGCAGACCCGATCGACGTATACCGGATCCTGCGGAGTCTCAACCCGAGCCCGTACATGTACCTGATCAACCTCCACACCGTCGATGGCACGCCGTATTCGATCGTGGGCTCGTCGCCTGAGGCGCTCGTCAAGGTGCAGAAGGGCCGGGTCTTCACCCACCCGATCGCCGGTTCCAAGCCTAGGGGCGAAACCCCTGAGCGTGACGCCGAACTTGCCGCAGAGCTGGCCTCAGACGAGAAGGAACGCGCTGAACACCTCATGCTCGTCGATCTCGCTCGGAATGACCTGCTGAAGGTCTGCACCGCAGGCACGGTTGAGGTCACCGAGTTCATGCGGATCGAGCGGTTCAGCCACATCATGCACCTCGTGTCGAGCGTCGAGGGAAACCTCACGGCGGGCGCGTCGGGTATCGACGTGTTCCGGGCGACCTTCCCGGCCGGCACGCTGTCAGGAGCCCCAAAGCCTCGCGCGCTCGAAATCATCGACGAACTCGAGCCGGCTCAGCGTGGTGTCTACGGGGGAGTGGTGGGCTACTTTGCCTTCACCGGTGACATCGACCTGGCGATCGCCATCCGCACTGCCACGATCATGAACGGTGTCGCCCATGTTCAGGCCGGAGGCGGCCTGGTCGCCGACTCCGACCCGGACAGCGAGTTCCTGGAATCGCAGAACAAGGCAGCGGCGCCACTTCGGGCCGTCGCCGTCGCGAACGCCATGACGAGGGTCATGTGA